The proteins below come from a single Streptococcus canis genomic window:
- a CDS encoding PTS sugar transporter subunit IIC, which yields MSYFSDKFMEISGKIGSQRHLVAIRDSFISMMPITMAGSVAVLLNVFLRDIPNNMGWTGFVKAMQPVIDINGYVYFGTIGIMALFFAFAFGYNLAVMHKINPLAGGLISFASFIATLPQTLTISTPLENASASLISNLKEMGLSVVTASGASSIETSQWGAIALKYVGATGLFTALIIGFLSSFVYAALTKRNITITLPDNVPPAVNKAFAAIIPGTVAIYASAVFAYLIFALTGSSLSDVISTYIQLPLLGLSQGIGSVILLTFLVQLLWFFGLHGHNVLAPVMDGIYMVALTENTAAYNTAHSAANLPYLWTRGSFDAYAQMGGSGVTLALIIAIFIFSKREEHKTIAKLSAPMGVFNINEPITFGMPIVLNPTFVIPWLIVPPICASIAYFATAIGLIPPVFLSVPWITPVGLYAYLATGGNIMAGLVSLFNLFVAFLIWAPFVILANKEKASDLA from the coding sequence ATGTCGTATTTTTCTGATAAGTTTATGGAGATTTCAGGAAAAATTGGGTCACAACGGCATTTAGTAGCTATTCGTGATTCCTTTATTTCAATGATGCCTATTACCATGGCAGGTTCAGTTGCTGTTTTATTGAACGTTTTTTTACGCGATATTCCAAATAATATGGGATGGACAGGATTTGTAAAAGCTATGCAACCTGTTATCGACATCAATGGCTATGTTTATTTTGGGACAATTGGTATCATGGCGCTCTTTTTTGCCTTTGCTTTCGGTTACAATTTAGCTGTTATGCATAAGATTAATCCATTGGCAGGAGGTTTGATTTCTTTTGCCTCATTTATTGCCACCCTACCTCAGACTTTAACCATTTCGACACCACTTGAAAATGCCTCTGCTAGCTTAATTAGCAATTTGAAAGAAATGGGGCTTTCAGTCGTTACTGCGAGTGGAGCTTCAAGTATTGAAACCAGTCAGTGGGGAGCAATAGCTCTAAAGTATGTTGGTGCCACAGGCTTGTTCACAGCCTTAATTATTGGCTTTTTGTCAAGTTTTGTGTATGCGGCTTTGACCAAACGTAACATTACCATTACCTTACCAGACAATGTACCACCTGCGGTTAATAAAGCCTTTGCTGCTATTATTCCAGGAACAGTTGCGATTTACGCTTCGGCAGTTTTCGCCTACCTCATCTTTGCATTAACAGGTTCTTCCCTAAGTGATGTCATTTCAACCTATATCCAATTGCCATTGCTAGGCTTGTCACAGGGTATTGGTTCAGTTATTTTGTTAACCTTCTTAGTTCAACTGCTCTGGTTCTTCGGCTTGCATGGTCATAATGTCTTAGCCCCAGTGATGGATGGTATTTATATGGTAGCTTTAACAGAAAATACAGCTGCTTACAATACAGCGCATAGCGCTGCTAATTTACCATACCTTTGGACACGTGGGTCCTTTGATGCTTATGCTCAAATGGGTGGTTCAGGAGTAACCTTGGCATTGATTATTGCTATCTTCATATTCTCAAAACGAGAAGAGCATAAAACCATTGCCAAATTGTCCGCACCAATGGGTGTTTTCAATATCAACGAACCAATTACATTTGGGATGCCAATTGTTTTGAATCCAACCTTTGTGATTCCGTGGCTAATTGTGCCACCAATTTGTGCTAGCATAGCTTATTTTGCTACTGCAATAGGTTTGATTCCACCGGTATTCTTATCAGTACCTTGGATTACCCCTGTTGGACTTTATGCTTACCTAGCTACTGGAGGTAATATTATGGCAGGTTTGGTTTCACTGTTTAACCTCTTTGTTGCCTTCCTTATCTGGGCACCATTTGTCATTTTGGCCAATAAAGAAAAAGCGAGTGACCTTGCATGA
- a CDS encoding amino acid ABC transporter ATP-binding protein, translating to MAELKIDVQDLHKSYGQNEVLKGIDAKFYEGDVVCIIGPSGSGKSTFLRTLNLLESITSGKVVVDGFELSDPKTNIDKARENIGMVFQHFNLFPHMTVLENIIFAPVELGKDSKEVAKKRGMALLEKVGLSDKADAFPGSLSGGQKQRVAIARSLAMKPDIMLFDEPTSALDPEMVGDVLNVMKDLAEQGMTMLIVTHEMGFARQVANRVIFTDGGQFLEDGTPEEIFDHPKHPRLIEFLDKVLNV from the coding sequence ATGGCAGAATTAAAAATTGATGTCCAAGATTTACACAAATCTTATGGACAAAACGAAGTATTAAAAGGGATTGATGCCAAATTCTACGAAGGCGATGTCGTTTGTATCATTGGTCCTTCTGGTTCTGGAAAATCGACCTTTCTCCGTACCCTCAATCTTCTTGAAAGTATTACTAGCGGTAAGGTTGTGGTCGACGGTTTTGAACTATCAGACCCTAAAACAAATATTGACAAGGCGCGTGAAAATATCGGGATGGTGTTCCAACATTTCAACCTTTTCCCTCACATGACCGTTCTTGAAAATATTATTTTTGCTCCTGTTGAACTCGGTAAAGATTCTAAAGAAGTTGCTAAAAAACGCGGAATGGCGCTTCTTGAAAAAGTTGGTCTATCAGATAAGGCTGATGCTTTCCCAGGCAGCCTATCAGGTGGGCAAAAACAACGTGTAGCTATTGCAAGAAGTTTAGCCATGAAGCCAGATATTATGCTTTTTGACGAACCAACTTCTGCTCTTGACCCAGAAATGGTCGGGGACGTTTTAAACGTTATGAAAGACTTAGCTGAACAAGGCATGACCATGTTAATTGTTACTCACGAAATGGGATTTGCTCGCCAAGTAGCTAATCGTGTTATCTTTACAGACGGTGGCCAATTCTTGGAAGATGGCACTCCTGAAGAGATTTTTGATCATCCTAAGCACCCTCGTCTCATTGAATTTTTAGACAAGGTCTTAAATGTCTAA
- a CDS encoding ABC transporter substrate-binding protein/permease, whose translation MTYKLKALLLAIVSIFVMTSGIASAEIIDIVSDTAYAPFEFKDSDQVYKGIDVDIINEVAKRQAWDYNMTFPGFDAAVNAIQSGQADALMAGTTITEARKKVFHFSDPYYDTKIVIATRKASPIKKYSELKGKTVGVKNGTAAQSFLDKYKKKYGYTVKTFDTGDLMYNSLSAGSIAAVMDDEPVIQYAISQNQDLAINMKGEAIGSFGFAVKKGSGYDYLIDDFNTALAEMKLDGTYQAIMAKWLGTDDKATTSQAIGDASAKATPVKTSYKIVSDSSFAPFEFQNDKGKYVGIDMELIKAIAKQQGFKLEIANPGFDAALNAVQSSQADGVIAGATITDARKAIFDFSDPYYTSNIILAVKAGKNIKNYEDLDGKTVGAKNGTSSYTWLKENAAKYGYKVKAFDDGSTMYDSLNSGSVSAIMDDEAVLKYAISQGRRFKTPLDGISTGEVGFAVKKGTNPELIEMFNNGLAALKQSGKYDDIIDSYLDSKKAATPTEKSVDESTIAGLLSNNYKQLWAGLGTTLSLTLISFAIAMIIGIIFGMMAVSPTKPLRLISTVFVDVVRGIPLMIVAAFIFWGVPNLIESMTGHQSPINDFLAATIALSLNGGAYIAEIVRGGIEAVPAGQMEASRSLGLSYGTTMRKVILPQAVKLMLPNFINQFVISLKDTTIVSAIGLVELFQTGKIIIARNYQSFRMYAILAIIYLIMITLLTRLAKRLEKRLN comes from the coding sequence ATGACGTACAAATTAAAAGCATTACTGCTTGCCATAGTATCTATCTTTGTCATGACAAGTGGTATTGCAAGCGCTGAAATAATTGATATTGTTTCGGATACGGCTTATGCCCCATTTGAATTTAAAGATTCAGATCAGGTTTATAAAGGAATTGATGTTGATATTATTAATGAAGTAGCCAAACGTCAAGCTTGGGATTATAACATGACTTTCCCGGGATTTGACGCTGCTGTGAATGCTATCCAATCTGGTCAAGCTGATGCGCTTATGGCTGGCACGACCATTACTGAGGCCCGTAAGAAAGTCTTCCATTTCTCAGACCCTTATTACGATACCAAAATCGTTATTGCAACGCGCAAGGCTAGCCCTATTAAAAAATACAGTGAGCTAAAAGGAAAAACGGTTGGGGTTAAAAATGGAACTGCAGCCCAATCCTTTTTAGATAAATACAAAAAAAAGTATGGTTATACTGTCAAAACATTTGACACGGGCGACCTCATGTATAATAGCTTGTCTGCTGGTTCGATTGCAGCTGTCATGGACGATGAACCAGTCATTCAATACGCTATCAGCCAAAACCAAGATCTTGCCATTAATATGAAAGGTGAGGCCATTGGTAGTTTTGGGTTTGCTGTCAAAAAAGGCAGCGGTTATGACTATTTAATTGATGATTTCAACACTGCTCTTGCAGAAATGAAGCTTGATGGTACCTATCAAGCCATCATGGCGAAATGGTTAGGAACAGACGACAAAGCCACTACAAGCCAAGCAATAGGGGATGCCTCTGCTAAGGCAACCCCAGTAAAAACTAGCTATAAAATTGTTTCTGACTCCTCTTTTGCACCTTTTGAATTCCAAAATGACAAGGGCAAATATGTCGGCATTGACATGGAATTAATTAAGGCTATCGCTAAGCAACAAGGTTTCAAACTCGAGATTGCTAACCCAGGGTTCGATGCTGCTTTAAACGCTGTGCAATCTAGCCAAGCAGATGGTGTCATCGCTGGTGCTACTATTACTGACGCTCGTAAAGCTATCTTTGATTTTTCTGATCCTTATTATACTTCTAATATCATTTTAGCTGTTAAGGCTGGAAAAAACATCAAGAACTATGAAGACTTAGATGGAAAAACGGTCGGTGCTAAAAACGGAACATCTTCTTATACGTGGTTGAAAGAAAACGCTGCTAAATATGGCTATAAGGTCAAAGCATTTGATGACGGGTCAACCATGTATGACAGTTTAAATTCAGGTTCTGTTTCAGCTATTATGGATGATGAAGCAGTCCTCAAATACGCAATTTCCCAAGGCCGTCGTTTTAAGACCCCTCTTGATGGCATCTCCACTGGTGAAGTTGGTTTTGCCGTGAAAAAAGGGACTAATCCTGAATTAATCGAAATGTTCAACAATGGTTTAGCTGCCTTAAAACAATCTGGTAAATATGATGACATTATCGACAGCTATCTAGATTCAAAAAAGGCGGCTACACCAACTGAAAAAAGTGTTGATGAATCAACTATCGCAGGACTGCTCTCTAACAACTATAAACAATTGTGGGCTGGTCTTGGAACAACCCTCAGCCTAACTCTTATTTCATTTGCTATTGCTATGATTATCGGAATCATCTTTGGTATGATGGCCGTGTCACCAACTAAACCACTTCGACTCATTTCAACAGTCTTTGTGGACGTCGTTCGAGGAATTCCTTTGATGATTGTCGCTGCCTTCATTTTCTGGGGAGTACCAAACCTTATCGAGAGCATGACTGGCCACCAATCACCGATTAATGATTTCTTAGCAGCTACTATTGCCCTATCGCTTAATGGCGGTGCTTATATTGCTGAAATTGTTCGCGGTGGTATTGAAGCTGTCCCAGCAGGACAAATGGAAGCTAGTCGCAGTCTTGGTTTGTCTTACGGAACCACAATGAGAAAAGTGATTCTGCCACAAGCTGTGAAACTGATGTTACCTAACTTTATCAACCAATTTGTTATCTCGCTAAAAGACACAACCATTGTCTCAGCAATTGGTTTGGTAGAACTCTTCCAAACAGGTAAAATCATTATCGCTAGAAACTACCAGTCATTCCGTATGTATGCTATTTTAGCAATTATTTACCTCATCATGATTACACTCTTAACAAGACTTGCAAAACGTTTAGAAAAGAGGCTTAACTAA
- the uvrB gene encoding excinuclease ABC subunit UvrB has product MIDKRDDKPFKLVSKYEPSGDQPQAIGTLVENIEGGEKAQILLGATGTGKTYTMSQVISKVNKPTLVIAHNKTLAGQLYGEFKEFFPDNAVEYFVSYYDYYQPEAYVPSSDTYIEKDSSVNDEIDKLRHSATSALLERNDVIVVASVSCIYGLGSPKEYADSAVSLRPGQEISRDQLLNQLVDIQFERNDIEFQRGRFRVRGDVVEVFPASRDEHAFRVEFFGDEIDRIREIESLTGKIIGEVDHLVLFPATHFVTNDEHMEQSIAKIQAELEDQLKVFEAEGKLLEAQRLRQRTEYDIEMLREMGYTNGVENYSRHMDGRSAGEPPYTLLDFFPEDFLIMIDESHMTVGQIKGMYNGDQARKQMLIDYGFRLPSALDNRPLRREEFESHVHQIVYVSATPGDYEMEQTDTIVEQIIRPTGLLDPEVEVRPSMGQMDDLLGEINQRVDRGERTFITTLTKKMAEDLTDYLKEMGVKVKYMHSDIKTLERTEIIRDLRLGVFDVLIGINLLREGIDVPEVSLVAILDADKEGFLRNERGLIQTIGRAARNADGHVIMYADKMTDSMQRAIDETARRREIQMAYNEEHGIIPQTIKKDIRDLISISKTSQTDVAELAVNDETMSASERKEAIKTLQKQMQEAAELLDFELAAQIRDMILELK; this is encoded by the coding sequence ATGATTGATAAACGCGATGATAAACCATTTAAATTAGTTTCAAAGTATGAGCCATCAGGTGATCAGCCTCAGGCCATTGGGACCTTAGTAGAAAATATCGAAGGTGGAGAGAAGGCTCAGATTCTTTTGGGAGCGACCGGTACTGGGAAGACTTATACCATGAGTCAAGTGATTAGCAAGGTCAATAAACCGACCTTAGTCATTGCTCACAATAAAACCTTAGCTGGTCAACTTTATGGGGAATTTAAAGAATTTTTCCCAGATAATGCCGTGGAATATTTTGTTTCCTATTATGATTACTACCAGCCAGAAGCTTATGTGCCATCCAGTGATACCTATATTGAAAAAGATAGCTCAGTTAATGATGAAATTGATAAACTTCGTCATTCAGCAACTTCGGCTTTGTTGGAACGTAATGATGTGATTGTGGTGGCTTCTGTTTCCTGTATTTATGGGTTAGGGTCTCCAAAAGAATATGCGGATTCGGCCGTTAGCCTTCGTCCCGGACAAGAAATTTCCCGAGACCAACTGTTAAATCAATTAGTAGATATCCAGTTTGAGCGTAATGACATTGAGTTTCAGCGGGGACGTTTTCGAGTGCGGGGCGATGTGGTTGAGGTTTTTCCGGCTTCACGAGATGAGCATGCTTTTCGGGTGGAATTCTTCGGGGATGAGATTGACCGTATTCGTGAAATTGAAAGCTTGACTGGAAAAATCATCGGTGAGGTTGATCATTTAGTCCTCTTTCCTGCCACTCACTTTGTGACTAATGACGAACACATGGAGCAATCCATTGCTAAAATACAAGCAGAACTTGAAGATCAATTGAAGGTCTTTGAGGCAGAAGGTAAATTGCTTGAGGCGCAGCGATTACGCCAGAGAACAGAATATGACATTGAAATGTTGCGTGAAATGGGCTATACCAATGGGGTTGAAAATTATTCTCGCCATATGGATGGCCGATCAGCAGGAGAGCCTCCTTATACCCTGTTAGATTTCTTTCCAGAAGATTTTCTAATTATGATTGATGAAAGCCACATGACTGTGGGGCAAATCAAAGGGATGTATAATGGAGACCAAGCTAGAAAACAAATGCTGATTGATTATGGTTTTCGTTTACCATCTGCCCTTGATAATCGTCCCTTAAGGCGCGAGGAATTTGAAAGTCATGTGCATCAAATTGTTTATGTTTCAGCAACACCAGGCGATTATGAAATGGAGCAGACGGACACTATCGTTGAACAAATCATTCGACCGACAGGGCTACTTGACCCTGAAGTTGAAGTGCGGCCTAGCATGGGGCAAATGGATGATTTATTGGGAGAAATTAACCAACGTGTAGACCGCGGGGAGCGAACCTTTATCACAACTTTAACAAAAAAAATGGCAGAAGATTTGACAGACTATCTGAAAGAAATGGGGGTCAAGGTCAAGTATATGCACAGTGATATTAAAACCTTAGAGCGAACAGAAATTATTCGTGATCTACGACTTGGTGTTTTTGATGTGTTGATTGGAATCAACCTGCTCCGTGAGGGGATTGATGTGCCAGAAGTTAGTCTTGTAGCCATTTTGGATGCTGATAAAGAAGGTTTTCTCCGCAATGAACGCGGCTTGATTCAAACCATTGGACGTGCGGCTCGAAATGCTGATGGACATGTTATTATGTATGCGGACAAGATGACGGATTCTATGCAACGAGCGATTGACGAAACGGCTCGTCGTCGTGAGATTCAGATGGCTTATAATGAGGAACATGGCATTATCCCGCAAACCATAAAGAAAGATATTCGAGATCTTATCAGCATTAGCAAGACAAGTCAGACTGATGTAGCAGAGTTAGCGGTTAATGATGAAACCATGTCTGCATCAGAACGAAAAGAAGCTATCAAAACCTTACAAAAACAAATGCAAGAAGCAGCAGAGTTGCTTGATTTTGAATTAGCTGCCCAAATTCGTGACATGATTTTAGAACTTAAATGA
- a CDS encoding teichoic acid D-Ala incorporation-associated protein DltX: MIKNKSRMREIAVFIGKTILFYLILMLLVYFFGYLGHGQSNFIYNEF; encoded by the coding sequence ATGATAAAAAACAAATCAAGAATGAGAGAAATTGCTGTTTTTATTGGTAAAACAATCTTATTTTATCTGATTTTAATGTTGCTGGTCTATTTCTTTGGTTATCTAGGACATGGTCAAAGTAACTTTATTTACAATGAATTTTAG
- the dltA gene encoding D-alanine--poly(phosphoribitol) ligase subunit DltA, with amino-acid sequence MIKDMIDSIEQFAQTQADFPVYDCLGERRTYGQLKKDSDSIASFIDNLGLPAKSPVLVFGAQTYDMLATFVALTKSGHAYIPVDVHSAPERILAIIEIAKPSLIIAIEDFPVTIEGISLVSLAEIESAKLAEMPYERTHSVKGNDNYYIIFTSGTTGQPKGVQISHDNLLSFTNWMIEDSAFDVPKQPQMLAQPPYSFDLSVMYWAPTLALGGTLFALPKELVIDFKRLFTTIAQLPVGIWTSTPSFADMAMLSDDFCQAKMPALTHFYFDGEELTVSTARKLFERFPNAKIINAYGPTEATVALSAIEITREMVDNYARLPIGYPKPDSPTYIIDEDGKELAPGEQGEIIVTGPAVSKGYLNNPEKTAEAFFTFNGQAAYHTGDIGSLTEDNILLYGGRLDFQIKYAGYRIELEDVSQQLNQSPMVASAVAVPRYNKEHKVQNLLAYIVVKDGVKERFDRELDLTKAIKASVKDKMMAYMMPSKFIYRDSLPLTPNGKIDIKALINEVNNR; translated from the coding sequence ATGATTAAGGATATGATTGACAGTATTGAGCAGTTTGCTCAGACACAGGCTGATTTTCCAGTCTATGATTGTTTGGGGGAACGTCGCACCTATGGACAACTCAAAAAAGATTCTGATAGCATTGCCTCATTTATAGATAATTTAGGGTTACCGGCAAAATCTCCAGTTTTAGTTTTTGGGGCTCAAACTTATGATATGTTAGCTACTTTTGTAGCCTTGACCAAATCAGGTCACGCCTATATCCCAGTAGATGTGCATTCAGCACCAGAACGTATTTTAGCGATTATTGAGATTGCTAAGCCAAGTTTAATCATTGCTATTGAGGACTTTCCTGTTACTATCGAAGGAATTTCCCTTGTCTCACTAGCAGAGATTGAGTCGGCAAAATTAGCAGAGATGCCCTATGAGCGAACACATTCTGTTAAAGGAAATGATAATTACTACATTATTTTCACCTCTGGAACGACGGGTCAACCAAAAGGGGTGCAAATTTCACATGACAATCTTTTGAGCTTTACCAACTGGATGATTGAAGATTCGGCATTTGACGTACCCAAACAGCCACAAATGCTGGCGCAGCCACCCTATTCCTTTGACCTTTCTGTCATGTACTGGGCACCTACCTTGGCTTTAGGTGGAACCCTATTTGCACTTCCGAAAGAATTGGTGATAGACTTTAAACGGTTATTTACGACAATTGCGCAACTACCTGTTGGCATTTGGACATCAACACCTTCATTTGCTGATATGGCCATGCTTAGCGATGATTTTTGCCAAGCTAAGATGCCAGCCTTAACGCATTTTTACTTTGATGGTGAAGAATTAACGGTTTCTACAGCTCGCAAACTCTTTGAACGTTTCCCAAATGCCAAGATTATCAATGCCTATGGACCAACCGAAGCGACGGTAGCCTTATCTGCTATTGAAATTACCAGAGAAATGGTGGATAATTATGCCCGTTTGCCGATTGGCTACCCAAAACCAGATTCTCCCACCTATATCATTGATGAAGATGGTAAGGAGCTAGCTCCAGGAGAGCAGGGTGAAATTATTGTTACAGGGCCTGCTGTGTCAAAAGGTTACCTCAATAATCCTGAGAAGACAGCAGAAGCTTTCTTCACCTTTAATGGACAAGCTGCTTACCATACAGGGGACATTGGCTCACTGACAGAAGATAATATTTTGCTGTATGGTGGCCGTTTAGACTTTCAAATTAAATACGCTGGTTATCGTATTGAATTGGAAGATGTTTCCCAGCAGTTGAATCAATCACCAATGGTGGCATCGGCTGTGGCTGTTCCAAGATACAATAAAGAACATAAGGTTCAAAATCTCCTTGCCTATATTGTTGTGAAAGACGGTGTTAAAGAGCGTTTCGATAGGGAATTAGACCTAACAAAAGCTATTAAAGCTTCTGTAAAAGATAAGATGATGGCCTATATGATGCCCTCGAAATTTATCTACCGAGACAGTCTTCCGTTGACTCCAAATGGTAAGATTGACATTAAAGCTTTGATTAATGAGGTCAATAACCGATGA
- the dltB gene encoding D-alanyl-lipoteichoic acid biosynthesis protein DltB, whose amino-acid sequence MMTFFDHVPYMEPYGNPIYFVYLILAFLPAIIGIFKQKRLSTYETLVSLVFIFFMFGGDHYLQLLAFFFYLIWQVVSVFAYKKYREKANSAGVFYLAIAMGLFPLIWVKVAPLTGPSPQTLFSFLGISYLTFKSIGVIIELRDGTLKEVSLSDFIRFMIFFPTFSSGPIDRFRRFQEDYHTLPDRNTYLAMLNKAVMYIMLGFLYKHIISYCLGGILLPIIENKALMVGGYFNKETILVMYVYGLNLFFDFAGYSMFAIGISYLLGIRTPENFNMPFLSASLKDFWNRWHMSLSFWFRDYVFMRLVHLLIKHKAFKNRNVTSGIAYLVNMLVMGFWHGLTWYYIAYGLFHGIGLIVNDAWIRKKKEMNRLRKKKGLSPLFQSKAFHVLCIVITFHVVMFSLLLFSGFLNDLWFNRPLH is encoded by the coding sequence ATGATGACGTTTTTTGATCACGTTCCCTATATGGAACCTTATGGGAATCCTATTTATTTTGTTTACCTTATCTTGGCATTCTTACCTGCCATTATTGGGATTTTTAAGCAAAAGCGCTTAAGCACTTATGAAACCTTGGTCAGTTTGGTTTTCATTTTCTTTATGTTTGGGGGAGACCACTATCTGCAATTATTAGCTTTTTTCTTTTATCTCATTTGGCAGGTAGTTAGCGTCTTTGCTTACAAGAAATACCGGGAGAAAGCCAATAGTGCAGGAGTATTTTACCTAGCTATTGCGATGGGCTTATTCCCCCTTATCTGGGTCAAAGTGGCCCCCTTAACAGGACCTTCTCCTCAAACTCTCTTTAGCTTTCTAGGGATTTCTTATTTGACCTTCAAAAGTATTGGGGTGATTATTGAATTGCGAGATGGTACCCTCAAAGAGGTTAGCTTGTCTGACTTTATTCGCTTCATGATTTTTTTCCCAACCTTTTCAAGTGGTCCTATTGATCGCTTTAGGCGTTTTCAAGAAGATTATCATACTCTTCCTGACCGCAATACCTATCTGGCCATGCTCAACAAAGCAGTGATGTATATCATGTTAGGTTTCCTCTACAAGCATATCATTTCTTATTGCTTGGGTGGGATTTTACTCCCTATTATTGAAAATAAGGCCCTAATGGTTGGAGGTTATTTTAACAAAGAGACCATCCTTGTCATGTATGTCTATGGCTTGAATCTCTTTTTTGACTTTGCTGGTTATTCGATGTTTGCGATTGGTATTTCCTACCTATTAGGCATTCGGACGCCAGAAAACTTTAACATGCCTTTCTTATCAGCAAGCTTGAAAGACTTCTGGAATAGATGGCACATGAGTTTGTCTTTCTGGTTTAGAGATTATGTCTTTATGCGATTGGTTCATTTATTAATCAAACATAAGGCCTTTAAAAATCGAAATGTTACCTCTGGTATTGCCTATTTGGTTAATATGCTGGTCATGGGATTTTGGCATGGCTTGACTTGGTATTACATTGCCTATGGACTCTTCCATGGGATTGGGTTGATTGTCAACGATGCTTGGATTCGCAAGAAAAAAGAAATGAATCGTCTTCGTAAGAAAAAAGGTCTTTCACCCCTCTTTCAGAGCAAGGCATTCCATGTCTTATGTATCGTGATAACCTTCCACGTTGTCATGTTTTCACTTCTGTTATTCTCTGGATTTTTAAATGATCTTTGGTTTAACAGACCACTACATTAA
- the dltC gene encoding D-alanine--poly(phosphoribitol) ligase subunit DltC produces MSIEETVIELFDRLFMEDVSEMMDEDLFDAGVLDSLGTVELIVELESTFNIKVPISEFGRDDWNTVTKIVQGVEELQHA; encoded by the coding sequence ATGTCTATTGAAGAAACTGTAATTGAATTATTTGATCGTTTATTTATGGAAGATGTTTCAGAGATGATGGACGAAGACTTGTTTGATGCAGGTGTTTTGGATAGTCTTGGGACAGTGGAACTGATTGTTGAGCTGGAGTCAACCTTCAATATCAAAGTGCCTATTTCAGAATTTGGTCGTGATGATTGGAATACCGTGACTAAGATTGTTCAAGGTGTAGAGGAATTACAGCATGCTTAA